In Pyrus communis chromosome 1, drPyrComm1.1, whole genome shotgun sequence, the following are encoded in one genomic region:
- the LOC137729373 gene encoding glucan endo-1,3-beta-glucosidase 8-like, with protein MARAVFLVRVLSVILATTNLAQGLGVNWGTMSSHLLPPKKVVQMLKDNGIKKVKLFDAEPSTLNALAGSGIQVMVGIPNDKLEKLADSYSEAQEWVKENVTKWLHDGGVSISNVGVGNEPYLTSYNGTYVKTTYPALKNIQKALDESGAGDKVKATVPFNADVYESSSNKPSDGCFRKDIKNNMVEILRHLLDSKAPFVVNIYPFLSLYQNANFPQEFAFFEGSSKPVRDNNIEYKNVFDANCDTLINALKKEGFGNMEILIGEVGWPTDGDKNANIKNAKKFYDGLLKKLGKEEGTPLRRGKIEVYLFGLFDEDQKSVAPGDFERHWGIFRYDGQPKFPMDLSGKGSGNQMLKAVQGVEYLDKQWCVLNSHVKNLSQTQAELNYACAESDCTSLGTGRSCNLDQQGNASYAFNIYFQTRDQDVRACDFNGMATITKSNPSVGDCLFPVQIVSAGASRHGAVGAAYALSIFAGLLWMMI; from the exons ATGGCTCGAGCCGTGTTTCTCGTACGGGTCTTGTCCGTGATTTTGGCCACAACCAACCTTGCACAAGGTTTAGGTGTCAACTGGGGTACAATGTCATCGCACCTTTTGCCGCCTAAAAAAGTTGTTCAGATGCTCAAAGACAATGGGATCAAGAAAGTGAAGCTTTTCGACGCAGAGCCTTCGACCTTGAATGCATTGGCCGGGTCAGGTATTCAGGTCATGGTCGGAATCCCGAACGACAAGTTGGAAAAGCTTGCTGATAGTTACTCAGAGGCACAAGAATGGGTGAAGGAAAATGTTACCAAATGGCTTCACGACGGCGGCGTGAGTATCAG CAATGTGGGTGTTGGTAATGAGCCATACTTGACGAGTTACAACGGCACCTACGTTAAGACTACTTACCCGGCATTGAAAAACATTCAAAAGGCCCTAGATGAATCAGGCGCTGGGGACAAAGTCAAAGCCACAGTGCCCTTCAATGCTGATGTTTACGAATCATCGTCAAACAAACCATCAGACGGGTGTTTTCGAAAGGATATTAAGAACAATATGGTCGAGATACTCCGTCACCTTCTTGACAGTAAGGCCCCGTTTGTTGTAAACATCTACCCCTTCCTTAGTCTCTACCAGAACGCCAATTTCCCACAAGAATTTGCTTTCTTTGAGGGCAGTAGCAAGCCAGTTAGAGACAACAACATCGAGTACAAAAATGTGTTTGATGCAAACTGCGATACGCTGATTAATGCACTGAAGAAGGAAGGTTTTGGTAACATGGAAATCCTAATTGGGGAAGTGGGATGGCCAACCGATGGTGACAAGAATGCGAATATAAAAAATGCTAAGAAGTTTTATGATGGCCTCCTCAAGAAACTTGGCAAGGAGGAGGGCACCCCTCTTAGGAGGGGAAAAATCGAAGTCTACTTGTTTGGCCTTTTCGACGAAGACCAGAAAAGTGTGGCTCCCGGAGACTTTGAACGTCACTGGGGTATTTTCCGATATGATGGACAGCCAAAGTTCCCAATGGATCTCAGCGGAAAAGGATCCGGAAATCAAATGCTGAAAGCCGTACAAGGAGTGGAATACTTGGACAAGCAGTGGTGTGTGTTGAACAGCCACGTTAAGAACTTGAGCCAAACGCAAGCGGAACTGAATTACGCTTGCGCTGAGTCTGATTGCACAAGCTTGGGGACTGGAAGGTCATGCAATTTGGATCAACAGGGAAACGCCTCTTATGCTTTCAACATCTACTTCCAAACCAGAGACCAAGATGTTCGAGCCTGTGATTTTAATGGGATGGCAACTATCACGAAAAGCAATCCCTCGGTAGGAGATTGCCTCTTCCCAGTTCAGATTGTCAGCGCCGGAGCGTCGAGGCACGGTGCAGTTGGTGCGGCTTATGCACTAAGCATCTTTGCAGGACTGTTGTGGATGATGATATGA
- the LOC137748631 gene encoding protein SLOW GREEN 1, chloroplastic isoform X1, which yields MVWGSCAASASACSLPLLEVEILSHNRKPSFLHSNSHPLALRQRRSSTLTNYSTPSSSSSSSSKLQPSLCFQPHKTKDSSTTLPQKALVGFVVLGSVFFAGFGCFKWAAVSRAAQTTPNLEDKTETTHQGKIEEQEEQMYHKILVDDPKNVGALKVVLYGKLRRGKAEEAVSYVERLIELEPHELEWRLMLPLCYEIMGQLTCAKTLYQQILEDRPLLLRALHGLALVMHKNHEGPAVFSMLNKALEIAQREKRVVEERNIRILIAQMHVIMGELEEGLNKFQDLVNADPRDFRPYLCQGIIYSLLDQKKEAAEQFETYRALVPEEFPQRGFLNDVVLAAANNKSGEQFKKDFHKEFSYRK from the exons ATGGTTTGGGGGAGTTGTGCTGCGAGTGCGAGTGCttgctctcttcctcttcttgaaGTTGAAATTCTGAGCCACAATCGCAAGCCCTCATTCCTCCACTCCAATTCTCACCCTCTTGCACTCAGACAGCGACGCTCCTCAACTCTCACCAATTATTCCACaccctcctcatcctcctcctcctcctctaaaCTTCAACCTTCACTTTGTTTCCAACCCCACAAAACCAAAGATTCATCAACAACTTTGCCGCAAAAAGCACTTGTGGGTTTTGTTGTTCTTGGGTCAGTTTTCTTTGCTGGGTTTGGCTGTTTCAAATGGGCAGCTGTGTCACGAGCTGCTCAAACTACTCCAAATCTGGAGGACAAGACAGAGACTACCCACCAAGGGAAAATTGAGGAGCAGGAGGAGCAAATGTACCACAAAATTCTGGTGGACGACCCAAAAAATGTTGGTGCTTTGAAGGTTGTTTTGTATGGGAAACTGAGGAGAGGGAAGGCAGAGGAGGCTGTCAGCTATGTGGAGAGGTTGATTGAGCTCGAGCCACACGAGCTCGAATGGAGGCTAATGCTGCCTCTTTGTTATGAGATCATGGGCCAACTCACTTGTGCTAAAACATTGTATCAGCAAATCTTGGAGGACAGGCCTCTTTTGCTCAGAGCTTTGCAT GGTCTGGCATTGGTTATGCACAAAAACCATGAAGGTCCAGCTGTTTTTTCAATGCTTAATAAGGCTTTAGAAATTGCACAGCGTGAAAAAAGAGTTGTTGAGGAGAGGAATATAAGAATTCTGATTGCACAGATGCATGTTATAATG gGAGAACTGGAAGAAGGCTTGAACAAATTCCAAGATCTGGTCAATGCAGATCCACGAGATTTTCGGCCTTATCTTTGTCAG GGAATTATCTACAGTCTACTAGATCAGAAAAAGGAAGCTGCAGAACAGTTTGAAACATATCGGGCTTTAGTGCCTGAAGAATTTCCACAAAGGGGATTTCTTAATGATGTTGTGTTGGCAGCAGCCAACAACAAATCCGGGGAACAGTTTAAGAAGGATTTTCATAAGGAGTTCTCATACAGGAAGTGA
- the LOC137748631 gene encoding protein SLOW GREEN 1, chloroplastic isoform X2 — MVWGSCAASASACSLPLLEVEILSHNRKPSFLHSNSHPLALRQRRSSTLTNYSTPSSSSSSSSKLQPSLCFQPHKTKDSSTTLPQKALVGFVVLGSVFFAGFGCFKWAAVSRAAQTTPNLEDKTETTHQGKIEEQEEQMYHKILVDDPKNVGALKVVLYGKLRRGKAEEAVSYVERLIELEPHELEWRLMLPLCYEIMGQLTCAKTLYQQILEDRPLLLRALHGELEEGLNKFQDLVNADPRDFRPYLCQGIIYSLLDQKKEAAEQFETYRALVPEEFPQRGFLNDVVLAAANNKSGEQFKKDFHKEFSYRK; from the exons ATGGTTTGGGGGAGTTGTGCTGCGAGTGCGAGTGCttgctctcttcctcttcttgaaGTTGAAATTCTGAGCCACAATCGCAAGCCCTCATTCCTCCACTCCAATTCTCACCCTCTTGCACTCAGACAGCGACGCTCCTCAACTCTCACCAATTATTCCACaccctcctcatcctcctcctcctcctctaaaCTTCAACCTTCACTTTGTTTCCAACCCCACAAAACCAAAGATTCATCAACAACTTTGCCGCAAAAAGCACTTGTGGGTTTTGTTGTTCTTGGGTCAGTTTTCTTTGCTGGGTTTGGCTGTTTCAAATGGGCAGCTGTGTCACGAGCTGCTCAAACTACTCCAAATCTGGAGGACAAGACAGAGACTACCCACCAAGGGAAAATTGAGGAGCAGGAGGAGCAAATGTACCACAAAATTCTGGTGGACGACCCAAAAAATGTTGGTGCTTTGAAGGTTGTTTTGTATGGGAAACTGAGGAGAGGGAAGGCAGAGGAGGCTGTCAGCTATGTGGAGAGGTTGATTGAGCTCGAGCCACACGAGCTCGAATGGAGGCTAATGCTGCCTCTTTGTTATGAGATCATGGGCCAACTCACTTGTGCTAAAACATTGTATCAGCAAATCTTGGAGGACAGGCCTCTTTTGCTCAGAGCTTTGCAT gGAGAACTGGAAGAAGGCTTGAACAAATTCCAAGATCTGGTCAATGCAGATCCACGAGATTTTCGGCCTTATCTTTGTCAG GGAATTATCTACAGTCTACTAGATCAGAAAAAGGAAGCTGCAGAACAGTTTGAAACATATCGGGCTTTAGTGCCTGAAGAATTTCCACAAAGGGGATTTCTTAATGATGTTGTGTTGGCAGCAGCCAACAACAAATCCGGGGAACAGTTTAAGAAGGATTTTCATAAGGAGTTCTCATACAGGAAGTGA